TGCACCGCTGTGGCCAGCAAGGGCCCTCAGCTTCTTTAAGGAGGGATCCTCCTGCAGCTTCATCTGCAATTCAGCTCCTGGGTTTGAGGGTACAGCCCTGGTTggcggtgcctcagtttccccaccttgggacagaggctccagcccagccctgtcaAGCCCTACCTTCAGTGTTTCGATCCCACGTCCCTCGCTGGCACTGGAACCAGGTAAGGACCAGGGAGCTGTGAGTGCCATCTGGCCAGGCCTCCAAGTCAGGACCCATTAGCACCTCGGTAGGCAGGTGATTGTGCACCACAACCTCTTTGGGTCCCTCCTTAGCCCCTGATTTCAGGTGTATCCTCACTACAGGCACCTTGCGGGGGGCCCAAACACTCCTCTCAGGGTCACATATGCATCGGGTGCTCActggtctgggtccatcacctggGGCCATGCCAGTGTCACCTCTGTGCCCATGTCCCAGAACCCAGGACGCTCCCTCCCCTGACCTCAATGGGGATGACGTGGCAATTGTTCCCCGGGGCCTGTCCCACCCTCACCCAGTGGATTGAGTATGGGCGCTCTGGACCTGGAGCCCTGCCTTCCCTTGCTGTCCTAGCCTGGCTGTCCCCTCCCCATGGCATAACCCTATTCATTGCGGCCCCCTGGACTGGTGGTGCCCCCTCTCGGTGGGCTTCCACCCAGTTGACACCCCATGGGTTCTGATTGCCTGCCATTTCCTTCTTCTTCAGGCATTGCGTCACCTTGTGTTCTTTTTGGCCATAGTAATTACATTTCAGGTCCCTCAAGTCCCACGACAGGGGTAAGCCCACCCGGCCTTCATGGGCACCCCTGAGTTGGGCTTCCTGGAGTCCCACCCTTGAGACATCTCTGTGTGACTCCCCTTCTGAGTCCCCAATGTGGGGGATCCCCCGATCTGCTGTCCACAAACTCATCCTCCAGTGCCCCCGCACTGCGCAGATCTTTAGGCTTCTGGTCCACTAACCAGATCTTAAGGTCTGGAGGGCAGATGTCATACAGCTGCCCCAACCCTACCAGGTTACACACCTCCTCTGCGGTAGTGGCCCCTGTGCCCTTCCCCCACTTGCGGAGATATTCCCCCAGCAGATTGGTGACCTCCTTGTAGGTGACCCTTGGGGTCTTGCGTACACCCCGGAATCGTTTCCTGTATGCCTCGAGGGTCAGTTCACACTTCAACAGCAAAGCCTGTTTGAACAGGTCATAGTCCCCCCTCGGCTTTATGGCCTGGGGACCCAGCAGGAGGGTCAGAGAGTGGAGCCTGTCTGCTGGGTCAATCTGGTTCAGATCACAAGCCTTCTCAAAGGGTCCCCCTGGGCTGACTGGGGAGTCAGGTCCAGTAGACTCCCGGCTGCTACATGGACTGCCCCCACGACTACTCCCCGGCTCTCTGGGCACCCTGGGAGCCCCCCTGGGATCTGGAGCCTGTTCCTCAGACTGGTCATTCTCTACAAGCTGAGCCATCAGCTGCTCCTGAGAGACCCTCCCCATGCTCAGCCCTCTCTCCCCGCACAGACGTGCCAGGTCCCTCTTACGGAGCGGGGTATAGGCCATTCCTGCGCTGGTTCATTCAATTCCCTCGTTTTATCACTGGCAGCCACTCCCTGCAAAGTGCCTGCGCTCACAGCCAGCCGTCTACAGGGTGCATCCGCCAACCATCCTCTGCTACCACGTTGTCATGGACTCACAGGtcatgcccactcttggccccatgcggtccctggggggaacccccttcagtgggACAGCTCTTCTCGGGGGTCCACACTCTCACGGGGATTAAGCCCCTTCGCCTCCTGGAACTgtacctctctgagccttagcaggCCTATCTCTCACCATGGGCCCCACTCTCTCTGGACCCCaggggcctccactcccagagggaataatgcaaccctgttctctagaccagcacgactctcagccagcataaaacaggagggtttattgagcgtctgaacccagcacaggaaactctcaggcctggcctccctcagcacagcacatctAGGTCTGTCCCGCATGCAGGTGGGCTCTGGCgggctccctcctcccagcccggAGATCCCTCGCTTTCCAGCTGGGCATCGATATCACCTGCCCCCAAGCTCCgcctctgtcctttgtcttctctCCAGGTAAACAGGATGGCctggcctcctctcctctcagctGTCTTTTGTTCCCCACTGGCTGGAACTGGCTGGTCAGGTCACCAGGGTCCTCTCTccgcagcccattgtcctcccactggccagaacccaGCTGTGACTCCCAagctgggcctcccggtcactgggtcaccagtcgctggggtatCCGTTCTCCAGGCCATTCGCTggccctctgtaacaacaaactccctctcccatcaccttgttaaaccagtaacacccagggaaactgagtcccaccccctctgcatgcaaaccattgaaaaaaaccaagaaaatcccCCATTTCATCACAGCCTGTTAGTAAACTTGGAACGCAAGAATCtcattcccctcctctccctgccctgtgcAATATGCAAGCCTGgggacccctctccccaccctgtcAGCAGAGAACAAAGGGGTGGATGCAACTCGGAGCCTTGTGCAATCTCTTTGGGCAAGTCCAGGCCACCCATGCAGCATGGTGCAGGGACGCTGGAGCAAcacacggagggagggaggggggctagAGGTGACTGGAAGCTCATAGGGGCTGGGGGCGCCAGGCAGCTCATGCAGATAGGAGATAGGGGTGGGCTGAGCTGGGGATGCTCTGCCAGGTTGCGTGTGTGAATCTCACTCCCCAGGCATTAGGGGACACCCAGCAACagggcccctgccccacagaggggAGCTCCAGGGGGCATTGCGGCTGCTtcaacagcccccccgccccatgcatACCGTGTCATGCCCCTAACGGACCCTGAACCTGACTCACAGCAGCTGCCATCTCTGGTTGTGGAGGTGGTTCCAGACTTCAGGGGCTCTATGTGGGGGCAAGTGTCAGGCCtcgggcggggggtggggggtgggctgggacTGGGGGTTCCAGGCCTGGGGGCAGGCTCTGGTGGGGGTCAGGTTACAGGTCTTGGGGGCTCTGTTGGGGGGTCCAGGCCTGGGGCGCAGTTCCCTGCACTGGCAGAATGATGCAcgggggtgtgtggctggtgcaGAGGAAACAGGTCTGTGGCCCGTGCCCTAGGGGTGGCTAGGCAGGCACTGCCATCTCTTGCCAGGGGCCCAGGCATCAGCAGGCAGTGGAGAGAGCGGGCTCAGCCCCTGTTTGCTGGCTGCATGGGCCCAGAGTGAGTCCCCAGCCGGTGATGACCCCTGAGCTGCACTAGAGAGGAAGGAGGTGGGACTAGCAAAGAACTttggtgggggctgggaggggggtcCTGAGAGGCAGCAAGGAGAGGGAGGTGATGGGGGTCCCAGCAGGATCCCCAGGGGAAcggccctggctgggctgagctTCCCGCTGGCTCAGAACCAGGTGCCATCCCTTTGGCTTCAGCCTGTTTGTGCCCGAATGGACGTTGTGCTCCCGAGGCCACCTCACAACTgacacaccccagccctgtgccaggCATTGTTCCTCAGGGctgccacctgccctgcaacccctTGCATCAGCCTGCCTGGGGACTGGCAAATCAGGGCCATGTCTCTCTGTCAGCCTGGGGCGGTGGGGGTGCTTGGCCAtggggcccagctctgctctggtggACCTAGGGGCCAACCTTATCCCAcagtgagtggggcaggagccTCTCCCCATTAATCATCAGGGCAGGAGTCCTCTTTGTGGATAAAGAGGCAGCAACGGAACAGGATCTAACTccagtcctccctcccccccccccgcgctgccccagttccccccccccccccccgcacagccccaacccccatccctctGTGGCCCAGCCCTGCCATGGGTCCCATTCCCTTCCATATTTACTCTCCGTCTAGAGCTGACAGTCCCACACAAAGCAAAGGCTCGCCATGGCTCCCTGCCCCGGGGCCCATCCCCCACAGCGAGGCACTGTGGTCGGGGGAGAGGCAAGCCAGTCcacacctccccccgccccagcccttcAGAGAGTTTGGAGTTCTAGGCAGCACATAGCCAGCTGGAGGCCCCAGGCTGAGGGCAGAGCTGTTGGTATTGCCTTGGGGTGGGTTGGACCTAGAAAAACCCAGGACCCCATTAAtatcctgtcagggttccctccccactctgaactctggggtacagatgtggggacctgcatgaaagactcccctaagcttatattccaccagcttaggttgaaaacttccccaaggcacaactTCCTTTCCGTctccttggacagtattgctgccaccaccaagtgatttacccaaaaattcaggaaagggtcacttggagtccctagtcccccaaaatatccccccaagctccttcatcccctttcctggggaggcttaagaATAATAAATCAACCAATTGGTTTTAATGTAAGTACAGATCAGACCTTTtatctttaggacactaaaatcaatcaggcTCTTACAAGAAggactttattataaagaaaaaagtaaaagaacctcggcaaaatcaggatggaaggtaactttacagggaaataaaaagatttaaaacgcagaggactcccctctggacttagcttcacagttttaaaaaacaggaataaaactacctcttagcatagggaaaattcacaagctaaaacaaaagataatttaatgtatttccttgcccttgcttacaatttttgtaatcttacatgaatcatttcaggtatgtttcaggagatgttttacctgcctggtctctctctctgcgttaagagagagaacaaaaaaagagagcacaaccccccccacccccgatttgaaagtatcttctttccttattggtccttttggtcaggtgccagccaggttatttgagcttcttaaccctttacaggtaaagcaatttAGTACAGCttcccaggagggattttatgttatCCTTATCTCTGTGTTCATGACatatcccctccccttcccatcccctccccacacttGGTGCTTGGATACGCACATAGCCCAGACCTATGGTTGACCCCGGCCCcaggcctccccaccccacagccaatGGAGGGCTTGTTCACTGGCTGGGAACAGGCAATGCAGCCAATACTAGACACACAGGGATCTGCTTATTGAGGTAGTGATAGAAAAATGacaaggtgtaaatcaggaacagACAATAAATAGAGCTGGGAAGGCAGGGCCCAGCCAGCCTCCACCACCTCACCAGGCCAAGGATGGTGGGTAAAGGGACAGTCCACGCTAGCACTCTGCAAAGGCAGTGCAGAGCCCATAACTGGCGGCCCATGTGAGGCAGGGCTCAGCACCAACCTGCCCCTGCCACCCTCCTAGAGACAGGGCGGTGCTCTTgccaccagcaggaggcactggggcagGGCAAAGCTTGCATCTGGCATGAGTCTGTGCTTGGGTCCAATGTTCTCCCCTGGGGCAAGACAGGATATGGGGTCCCCCAGGGGGGCAGAGCAGCGCCAAGGCAGCTTTCTGATCtggggcagccctgcccccctgcgaCCCCAGCCCTCAGAGGCACCGGAGGCGGCGCGAGATGGTGGAGATCACACGCGCGTAGGCCTCGCGGAACTGGCGGTTCATGGCGGCGTACAGCACGGGGTTGATGCAGCTGTTCAGCCAGGTCAGGTTGGCGGACACCATGTGCAACCATGTGGGCGCCCGGTTCTTGGCATCGAAGatgttgaggaggaggaaggggatgtAGCTGAGGACAAAGAAGAGGAAGACCACGAAGCACATGCGGGTGACCTTCCGGAACTCCTTGTTGCTGTCCTTGGGCTGGGAGGGCAGGCTTTTGAGCTTTTGAGCtgcgggggcaggagcagggggaggggcgggggcaggggcgggggcaggggctggggtgagggctggggctgggccatTTTCCGTGACCAGCGTCTTGGAGGTGTGGCCCTGCTCCGAGATGCTGGAGGGCTGGGAGACGCCCGTGTCCACGCCGCTGTCCAGCTCCACAAACTGGCCTGGAGTGGCCAAGCTGGCCCCAGCGACATAAGCCCCCTTCAGGCTGGCCTTCTTCAGCTTGTAGCGGTCCATGGCGTGGGACGCCCCCTTCACCTTGCGGTGGATGAGGAAGTAGAAGATGCCCACGCAGCTGAGGCCCACCACAAAGTAGAAGGCCATCAGGATAGTGCTGTAGGGCCGGCCCCTGATGCGGTGGAAGCTGCAGGTGCAGACCTTGGGCACCAGCACGAAGACGGGCCAGAGCGGGGCGAAGCTGGCGAAGCCGAGGACCCAGGCGCCCAGGGCCACGAGCCCCACGCCCAGGCGCGAGAAGACCCTGTTGAAGAGGGCTGGGTTGGCAATGAGCACGTAGCGGCTGACGGCGATGAGGCAGAGCGTCAGGATGGAGACTGAGTTGGAGACGAAGAGCAGCATACCAAAGACACGGCAGAAGCTGGGGCCGGCCCGCCAGTGCAGGTGCAGGTAGGAGTCCACGGAGAAGGGCTGCAGCACGGCACAGTACAGCAGGTCGGCCAGCGTCAGGTTGACGATGAGCAGGTTAAAGCGGGTCTGCACCTTGGCGTCAGCCGCAAAGGCCAGGAGGGTCAGCACGTTGCCCAGTGTGCCCACCACGGTGACCACCACGCCCCAGCTCACGGCCACGTAGCGGTACCCCACGATGGATGCCTCATAGCACGAGAAGTTATCCATGGTGATGTTCGCCATCGTCTCAGGGAGCGGGAGGACCGGGTCTCGGGGAGGGGTCAGGTCCTGGAGCACAGTCCTGGCCTAGATCCTTGGCTTCTAGGAACTGAAGTAAAAGAAAAGGGGGTCAGGCAaagcacagccccctgccccaggagcccCTCCCTGCAATGCCCCTGCTGAGCCAGAATCAGCCACACATTTAAAGTGTCTCCCCCATCTGGGGAGGCACAGACAGGAAGGACATCGCATAGCTGTGCCCCAGGTCACCAGGGCTGGGGGCACCAACTGGGCTGGGCCAGCTGGGAAGAGGCAGCAGGGCAGGACATCCCTGTGCTCTGTTTGCCAGCCACAGCAAAACCCAGGCCAGGGCATGAGTTAGGGTAGCCAGAAGGCTcctgcccctgcaccccagctggctgggccctggcagcctTGGGTCTGGGGAGGGTGAGCTGCTCAGCTCAGGTCCAGCCCAAAGGGAGCTGTAAGCAGAGAGGGCTGGGAGAGCTGGgtaaggggaggggaggcagagctggggtggaggtGAGGAGAGGCAGGACGGAGGAgtcgggggcagggagggcagagaAAGGGGGCATAGATCCTCCTATTAAAGTATCTGGGGATGGAGCCCATCCTGACTCATAAGCATCGGGCCACTAGAAACATGGAGGTCTTTCCTGGCTGCTATAAGCTGGATTGGCCTCCCCCATGGCTGGgacccagacccctccccaggGCCCCACCGCCATGACATGGCTGTATAGTTAAAGAGGCAGCACATCCTATTGGGCGGCCATGGGGCTGGGACTTGGGACCAGctccatttccagctctgccactgacccgcTGAGTGCCCATGGACATGTCACTttcctgctttgtgcctcagtttcccctcccccttgtgTCTGTTCAGATTGTgagctctggggggcaggaagtCTCTCTCACTCCATGTCTGTTCAGCAcctggccagggaggctgtgatgaagttggggatttttgtaGTGTTTTACATGAATAGcgtgtttgtgcctcagtttccctgtgtgctgcatgtttaacaaggtggtgggagagggtttgttgttgcagaggaccaggtgtgacctCACGTAGCAGCCGGGACCCCCCAACAATGGCCTGGAGATGGGGAACCCTAACAATTGGTGACTAAGAGGCCCACCCCAGCTTGGCAGTCAGCAGATTCTGACCAGTGGGAGGACAACGGGCTGAGGAGAGAAGACCCCGGCGACCTGACCAACCAGTTCCAGCCAGAGAGAGGGCCCCAGCGACTAATTTACTTGGGACGGAAGACAAAGGTCGGGGAGAAGCTGTTGGGGCTGGTGATATCGGATGCCTCGGCTGGAAGGAGGGGGTCTCTGCGCCAGGAGGAGGGAGCAGCCAGAGCCCACCTGCATGCGGGACAGACTTagatgtgctgtgctgagggaggccaggcctgagagtttcctgtgctgggttcagacgctcaataaaccctcctgtgttaCGCTGGCCGAGAGTCACtccggtctagagaacagggtggcattattccctctgtgagtggaggccccgggggtccagagcgaggggactccctgagggggcccacagCAGAGACAGGCatgctgaggctcagagaggtgcagttccaggaggcggaggggcttaacccccggGAAAGAGTAGACCCCTGAGCAGGGCTGtcgcactgaagggggttcctcccagggaccGTATGGAGCCAAGAGAGCACGAgtcctgtgagtccgtgacagaGGCCCCTGTTGTGATGCACCATTTCCCCTCCagccacagccccgggccccacaCTGCCCCGGGTGGGGGaaagcagggagcagatgctggatCCCGGGCAGGCCTGGGCAGGACCCTGGAATAATGCACCAGTGAGCGCAGGCCCCTGGCAGCCTCCCCGCAGGGAGATCAAACACGGCCCCATTCTTTCCATCCTGGGTCTAATTGGGGCGTTTCCACGGAAACCGATGTCTCAGATGTCTGCAGAGCAGGTGAGGCCCCACCTGGCTCCGCATCCCTGGGCATGCCGGGGTGTCAGGCTACCTGGGGGGAGCCCCATCAGCCTGGACCCAAGCGCCCTGCTCACACGCTCCAGTGAATGCACAGGAATCTGCACCCCTTTCCCCGGAGGGCATCATTACacgacccccccgccccgagctcACCtcgccgggcgctgcacagacgcagcctgagacagtccctgcccccagagctcaGTCTGAATAGacacagggaagggggcaggttcTGTGACCCTCTGGGGAGGAGACATGCTCCCCGGCCTGGGGGGATTCTGTCTCCTAGCTGACGCAGAGGACTGGCATAGTGTAGGAGACCCCAGCTGTAGTGCAGCCTACTCCAGATCTCGCTCTGGCCTTTGCTCTGCAGCCACCCCGAGACCCGGCCCGTTCGTCCCACCGGGGCCCGCTGGCTCGAGTCCAGAGAGCAAAGCCCTGGctctgtggtggtggggggggcatgGCCCCAAGAAGGATTCAGTGAGCAGCAGGGACTGGTAACAAGGCTCCTCGCTCCGTAGGAACAGCCCCACTGAGCCCAGAGCCGCGTGCGAAATGGACCAAGCATCGTACGGAGAAGCCCAGCTGGCTCTCCGGAGCAGGCTCAGCTCACACCCCAGCTCAACTAGCCTGCTTGGCAGCCAGGACTGGggcctgctccccccacaccaGCTCCCATCTGGGTGCGAAAGGCCAGATTCCCATCTCCTCCCTCAGTAGCCCCCTTAGCCCATGAGTCACCGCACTGGGGACGTCATGGGCCCTGGGCACCCTgagtgctgccccttccccaaacccgATGAGCCGCAAGGAGCGGAGGACTCTGGCAATCAGGCAAAAGGCCTAGGAGAccagccagcccctctccctcccacggACCCTGTTTCCTAGCCACCCCATAGCCTGCCATCAAACCCTCGCCACCCTCCCTCGCCCCAGGCACGGTGCCCGCTCTCGCTGCAAGAGTTCCCCCCGCAGGGCTCCCAGCACCATCAGCCAGAGCCGGTCCATGACCCAGCCCCTGCACAGATCTGATCAGCGCCAATGCTGGCTGCACACCGCCCCCT
The DNA window shown above is from Caretta caretta isolate rCarCar2 chromosome 20, rCarCar1.hap1, whole genome shotgun sequence and carries:
- the GPR84 gene encoding G-protein coupled receptor 84 encodes the protein MANITMDNFSCYEASIVGYRYVAVSWGVVVTVVGTLGNVLTLLAFAADAKVQTRFNLLIVNLTLADLLYCAVLQPFSVDSYLHLHWRAGPSFCRVFGMLLFVSNSVSILTLCLIAVSRYVLIANPALFNRVFSRLGVGLVALGAWVLGFASFAPLWPVFVLVPKVCTCSFHRIRGRPYSTILMAFYFVVGLSCVGIFYFLIHRKVKGASHAMDRYKLKKASLKGAYVAGASLATPGQFVELDSGVDTGVSQPSSISEQGHTSKTLVTENGPAPALTPAPAPAPAPAPPPAPAPAAQKLKSLPSQPKDSNKEFRKVTRMCFVVFLFFVLSYIPFLLLNIFDAKNRAPTWLHMVSANLTWLNSCINPVLYAAMNRQFREAYARVISTISRRLRCL